In Acidianus brierleyi, one genomic interval encodes:
- a CDS encoding rubrerythrin family protein has translation MKSLKGTKTEENFKNGFIGESMANRRYLYFAKRADEEGYPEIAALLRSISEGETAHAFGHLDFIRQGDSVDPATGKPIKTIEEMLESAVAGETYEFTQMYPGFAKVAREEGFDEAAEWFETLARAEKSHAEKFTNALKALKGEK, from the coding sequence ATGAAAAGTCTAAAAGGAACTAAAACAGAGGAAAACTTCAAAAACGGCTTCATAGGAGAATCTATGGCAAATAGAAGATATCTATATTTTGCTAAAAGAGCTGATGAAGAGGGATATCCAGAAATAGCTGCATTATTAAGGAGCATATCTGAAGGAGAAACTGCTCATGCGTTTGGACATCTAGATTTCATAAGACAAGGAGACTCTGTAGATCCAGCTACAGGTAAACCAATAAAGACAATTGAGGAAATGCTAGAATCAGCAGTAGCAGGCGAAACATACGAATTCACACAAATGTACCCAGGATTTGCTAAAGTAGCAAGGGAAGAAGGTTTTGATGAAGCTGCAGAATGGTTTGAAACATTAGCAAGAGCAGAAAAGAGTCACGCAGAAAAGTTTACTAACGCGTTGA